One region of Heterodontus francisci isolate sHetFra1 unplaced genomic scaffold, sHetFra1.hap1 HAP1_SCAFFOLD_61, whole genome shotgun sequence genomic DNA includes:
- the LOC137363462 gene encoding histone H2A-like: MSGRGKTSGKARAKAKSRSSRTGLQFPVGRVHRLLRKGNYAERVGAGAPVYLAAVLEYLTAEILELAGYAARDNKKTRIIPRHLQLAVRNDEELNKLLGGVAIAQGGVLPHIQAVLLPKK, from the coding sequence atgtctggaagaggaaagaccagcgggaaagctcgggccaaggccaagtctcgctcctcccggactggactgcagttcccggtgggccgtgttcacaggctcctgagaaagggcaactatgctgagcgtgtgggtgctggagccccggtctatctggctgctgtgctcgagtatctgaccgctgaaatcctcgagctggccggttacgcggcccgggacaacaagaagacccgcatcatccccagacacctgcagctggccgtccgcaacgacgaggagctcaacaagctgctgggaggggtggctatcgctcagggcggtgtgctgcctcatatccaggccgtgctgctgcccaagaaa